The Breoghania sp. genome has a segment encoding these proteins:
- a CDS encoding YbaK/EbsC family protein, translating into MTILPSAAEVVRNTAHSAGLPIHIVEVPGTARTAEEAAESVGTTVGQIVKSLVFRGKDSGKPYLLLVSGDNRVHEKGVARDLGESLERPDADYVRSVTGFAIGGIPPFGHTEAMEIYMDEDLVTKGEIWAAAGTPRCVFQTSAEDLLRVTGAKVIKVTK; encoded by the coding sequence ATGACTATATTACCGTCCGCCGCGGAAGTCGTTAGAAACACAGCACATTCTGCCGGTCTGCCGATTCACATCGTGGAAGTTCCCGGCACCGCGCGTACCGCTGAGGAAGCTGCGGAATCCGTCGGGACCACGGTCGGACAAATTGTCAAATCGCTCGTTTTTCGCGGCAAGGACAGCGGCAAGCCCTACCTGCTGCTGGTCTCCGGTGACAATCGGGTCCACGAAAAAGGGGTCGCGCGGGATCTGGGTGAGTCGCTTGAGCGCCCCGACGCGGATTACGTGCGTTCCGTCACCGGCTTCGCCATTGGCGGCATCCCTCCCTTTGGCCACACCGAGGCGATGGAGATCTACATGGATGAGGATCTCGTGACCAAGGGAGAGATCTGGGCGGCCGCAGGCACACCGCGCTGTGTCTTTCAAACCAGCGCGGAAGATCTTCTGCGGGTGACCGGGGCAAAGGTCATCAAGGTGACCAAGTAG
- a CDS encoding FliH/SctL family protein, whose translation MSNPARFLFDRDFAAPEAPAKEKVAKTEEKPAEPTILKSEHDRLLKQAEQRAYERGKAEAEARIAEDGLHVLADEASKLATNASELLLRLDGELEAIETDSVGLAFLIARRFAAHLVAREPLGEVVALISECLGSLRRAPHVVIRVRERDSETLKAQVDKIAYERGFEGRIVVLGEPDIERGDCRLEWADGGLIRDRKALEKQIEASVRRYFAARQPAADSTGA comes from the coding sequence ATGAGCAACCCGGCTCGTTTCCTTTTTGACCGCGATTTTGCAGCGCCCGAAGCGCCCGCAAAGGAAAAGGTTGCGAAAACGGAAGAGAAGCCTGCTGAGCCGACCATTCTCAAGTCCGAGCATGATAGGCTGCTCAAGCAGGCGGAACAGAGAGCCTATGAACGGGGAAAGGCGGAGGCGGAGGCGCGGATTGCTGAGGACGGCTTGCATGTGCTGGCCGACGAAGCCTCTAAGCTTGCCACCAATGCGAGCGAGCTTCTGTTGCGTCTCGATGGCGAGCTTGAGGCAATCGAGACGGACAGCGTGGGGCTCGCCTTCCTGATCGCCCGCCGCTTTGCGGCGCATCTGGTGGCGCGGGAGCCGCTGGGCGAGGTGGTGGCTCTGATCTCGGAATGTCTGGGCTCGCTGCGCCGCGCGCCCCATGTGGTGATCCGCGTCCGCGAACGCGACAGCGAGACGCTGAAGGCCCAGGTCGACAAGATCGCCTATGAACGCGGTTTCGAGGGCCGCATCGTGGTCCTCGGCGAACCTGATATCGAACGCGGCGATTGCCGTCTGGAATGGGCCGATGGTGGCCTCATTCGTGACCGCAAGGCGCTGGAGAAACAAATTGAAGCCTCTGTCAGACGCTATTTTGCCGCGCGTCAGCCGGCAGCCGACAGTACGGGAGCGTGA
- a CDS encoding sigma-54 dependent transcriptional regulator, producing MRLLIIGTLGGQLTVASKIAMETGASVTFAETVENGLKTLRSGKGADLIMIDVGLDIEALIEHLQHERIHVPVVACGTQSDARAAVQAIRAGAKEYIPLPPDPELIAAVLHAVAADQSDLIYRDEAMAAVVKLAEQVAPSEASVLITGESGTGKEVLARHVHQKSQRAKKAFVSINCAAIPDNLLESELFGHEKGAFTGAVARRVGKFEEADGGTLLLDEISEMDIRLQAKLLRALQERVIDRVGGTRPVPVDIRIIATSNRDLAEEVRAGRFREDLLYRLNVVNLKIPALRQRPADVLELAQHFVRKYAEINGVPARPLSAEARRSLAANPWPGNVRELENTMHRAVLLAQDEEISADAILMPDGSPVRGGGTAEQAAMTAEAVSRSMVGRTVADVEKQLILETLDHCLGNRTHAAKILGISIRTLRNKLNLYAGEGTEIPSPGESRLAAY from the coding sequence ATGCGCCTTCTGATCATTGGCACGCTCGGCGGACAGCTTACGGTGGCTTCCAAGATCGCCATGGAAACAGGCGCCAGCGTCACATTCGCCGAAACGGTCGAAAACGGCCTCAAGACCCTGCGCTCCGGCAAGGGCGCGGATCTGATCATGATCGATGTGGGGCTCGATATCGAAGCCCTGATCGAGCATCTGCAACATGAACGCATCCATGTGCCGGTGGTGGCCTGCGGCACCCAGTCGGATGCGCGCGCCGCCGTCCAGGCGATCCGGGCCGGGGCGAAGGAATACATCCCCCTGCCGCCGGATCCGGAGCTCATCGCCGCCGTTCTTCACGCGGTGGCCGCTGACCAGTCGGATCTCATCTATCGCGACGAAGCCATGGCGGCGGTGGTAAAGCTGGCCGAGCAGGTCGCGCCCTCGGAGGCCTCGGTTCTGATCACCGGTGAATCCGGTACCGGCAAGGAAGTGCTCGCCCGCCACGTTCACCAGAAGTCTCAGCGCGCGAAGAAGGCCTTTGTCTCCATCAACTGCGCGGCCATTCCCGACAATCTGCTGGAATCGGAACTGTTCGGACACGAAAAGGGCGCGTTCACCGGGGCGGTGGCGCGCCGGGTTGGCAAGTTCGAGGAAGCCGACGGCGGGACCCTTTTGCTGGACGAAATCTCCGAGATGGACATTCGTCTGCAGGCGAAGCTGCTGCGCGCCTTGCAGGAGCGGGTGATCGACCGCGTGGGCGGGACACGCCCCGTTCCCGTCGATATCCGCATCATCGCCACATCCAACCGGGATTTGGCGGAAGAGGTGCGCGCAGGCCGTTTCCGGGAGGATCTTCTCTATCGCCTCAATGTGGTAAACCTGAAGATCCCGGCGCTTCGTCAGCGTCCGGCCGACGTTCTGGAACTCGCACAGCATTTCGTTCGCAAATATGCCGAGATCAATGGTGTGCCCGCCCGGCCCTTGAGTGCGGAGGCGCGCCGGTCGCTTGCCGCCAATCCCTGGCCGGGAAATGTGCGCGAGCTGGAAAACACCATGCACCGCGCGGTTCTGCTGGCGCAGGACGAGGAAATCTCCGCCGACGCCATCCTGATGCCGGACGGAAGCCCCGTGCGCGGCGGGGGGACGGCGGAGCAGGCGGCCATGACCGCCGAGGCGGTGAGCCGCTCGATGGTCGGCCGGACAGTGGCCGACGTTGAAAAGCAACTTATCCTGGAGACGCTGGATCATTGCCTCGGCAATCGCACCCATGCGGCCAAGATCCTCGGCATCTCCATCCGCACACTTCGCAACAAGCTCAATCTCTATGCCGGAGAAGGCACGGAGATCCCGTCACCCGGCGAAAGCCGTCTTGCCGCCTACTAG
- the mtnA gene encoding S-methyl-5-thioribose-1-phosphate isomerase, translating into MQVDGKPYRTIWLNEDGRSVDIIDQTRFPHVFSVITLKTMKSAAVAIRTMQVRGAPLIGATAAYGMALQMAADDSDAGLTHAYDTLMATRPTAVNLRWALDEMQALLAPLPRSARCARAYARAAQICDEDVEICAAIGRNGLEIVREIARSKGPGQTVNILTHCNAGWLATVDWGTATAPIYMAHDEGIPVHVWVDETRPRNQGAALTAWELGRHGVPHTVIPDNSGGHLMQHGEVDMVIVGTDRTTASGDVCNKIGTYLKALAAKDNSVPFYVALPSPTIDFTLDDGLRDIPIEQRSGEEVSRMTGMTGDGRIETVTIVAQGSAVANHAFDVTPARLVSGLITERGVVAANKQAIAAMFPERVAEAASLAVAG; encoded by the coding sequence ATGCAGGTCGATGGAAAGCCTTACCGCACCATATGGCTGAATGAGGATGGTCGCTCGGTCGACATCATCGATCAAACGCGTTTCCCGCATGTCTTTTCCGTCATCACCTTGAAAACGATGAAATCGGCAGCCGTCGCCATCCGCACCATGCAGGTGCGCGGCGCGCCTTTGATCGGGGCGACAGCGGCCTATGGCATGGCGCTCCAGATGGCTGCCGACGACAGCGACGCCGGGCTCACACACGCCTATGACACACTCATGGCCACACGCCCCACAGCCGTGAACCTGCGCTGGGCGCTTGACGAGATGCAGGCTCTGCTCGCGCCCTTGCCGCGCAGCGCGCGGTGTGCGCGTGCCTATGCCCGGGCGGCCCAGATCTGCGACGAGGACGTGGAGATCTGCGCCGCGATCGGACGCAACGGACTGGAAATCGTGCGCGAGATTGCGCGCAGCAAGGGCCCCGGCCAGACGGTCAACATTCTCACCCATTGCAACGCGGGCTGGCTCGCCACGGTCGATTGGGGCACCGCGACCGCTCCGATCTACATGGCCCATGATGAAGGCATCCCCGTTCACGTTTGGGTGGATGAAACGCGACCGCGCAATCAGGGCGCAGCGCTTACCGCTTGGGAGCTTGGCCGCCACGGCGTGCCGCATACCGTCATCCCCGACAATTCGGGCGGCCACCTGATGCAGCACGGCGAGGTGGACATGGTGATCGTCGGCACCGACCGCACCACCGCCTCCGGCGATGTCTGCAACAAGATCGGCACCTATCTGAAGGCACTCGCCGCCAAGGACAACAGTGTGCCGTTCTATGTTGCCCTCCCTTCTCCCACCATCGACTTCACGCTCGATGACGGCCTTCGCGACATTCCCATCGAACAGAGATCGGGAGAGGAAGTCTCGCGCATGACCGGCATGACCGGGGACGGACGCATCGAGACGGTGACGATCGTGGCGCAAGGTTCAGCCGTCGCAAACCATGCCTTCGACGTGACCCCGGCCCGGCTCGTGAGCGGGCTCATCACCGAGCGTGGCGTGGTTGCCGCCAACAAGCAGGCCATCGCTGCCATGTTCCCGGAGCGCGTTGCGGAAGCCGCAAGCCTCGCGGTTGCCGGATAG
- the flhA gene encoding flagellar biosynthesis protein FlhA: protein MSDVPSVAGNSVVESPGAPPAGGGGGFGLSSALNLLKRPDLALAIAVMTILVVLILPMPPVLLDLFLALSITLSVLILMTALFIQTPLEFSSFPTVLLIATMLRLALNLASTRLILAGGHEGPDAAGNVIEAFGNFVMGGNFVIGMIVFGILVIVNFVVITKGSGRIAEVAARFTLDAMPGKQMAIDADLSAGLIDETQARERRQVLEDESSFFGAMDGASKFVRGDAIAGLLITFINVIGGIVIGVIQNDMSFADAGRSYTLLTVGDGLVSQIPALIVSTAAGLLVSKAGVKGAADKALMSQLSGYPKALGMSSGVMVIMSLLPGMPMIPFLALGGLAGYLATQGNKKQQAQEMEKVAAEVEAAKPAPAPEPPITDALKMDDLRIELGYALLPLINSDSATGDQLTEQIKALRRQLAFDLGVLMPPVRILDNVQLAANQYVIKVKEVEAGKGEIYANQFMVMDPQGKQVKLPGTHTIEPTFGLPATWVDPSLREDATLKGYTVVDPATVMSTHLTEILRANVSELLSYADVQKLLGELPEGQAKLVEDIVPAQITISGIQRVLQMLLAERVSVRDLSTILEGIAEAVGFTRNPQTITEHVRVRLARQICSANQSPTGYLPLISLSPQWEQAFAESIIGDGDDRHLAMPPSKLQEFVAQVRDAFEKAALIGEAPVLLTSASARPFVRSIVERFRAHTTVMSQSEIHARAKLKTIGTV from the coding sequence ATGAGCGACGTTCCCAGTGTTGCCGGAAATTCGGTGGTCGAAAGCCCAGGCGCGCCGCCAGCAGGCGGTGGAGGCGGTTTCGGGCTTTCCTCCGCGTTGAACCTGCTGAAGCGGCCGGATCTTGCGCTGGCGATTGCGGTGATGACCATCCTCGTGGTGCTCATCCTGCCCATGCCGCCGGTGCTGCTGGACCTCTTTCTTGCGCTGTCGATCACGCTTTCGGTGCTGATCCTGATGACGGCCCTGTTCATTCAGACGCCGCTGGAATTCTCCTCATTCCCGACCGTCCTGCTGATCGCGACCATGTTGCGGCTGGCGCTGAACCTTGCCTCCACCCGGCTCATCCTGGCCGGCGGGCACGAGGGGCCGGATGCGGCGGGCAACGTCATCGAGGCCTTCGGCAACTTCGTGATGGGCGGCAATTTCGTCATCGGAATGATCGTTTTCGGCATTCTGGTGATCGTGAACTTCGTCGTCATCACCAAGGGTTCCGGCCGTATTGCCGAGGTGGCCGCGCGCTTCACTCTTGACGCGATGCCTGGCAAGCAGATGGCGATCGACGCCGACCTTTCCGCTGGTCTCATCGACGAGACGCAGGCGCGCGAGCGCCGTCAGGTGCTGGAGGATGAATCGTCCTTCTTCGGCGCCATGGACGGTGCCTCGAAATTCGTGCGCGGCGACGCCATTGCGGGCCTGCTGATCACGTTCATCAACGTGATCGGCGGCATCGTCATCGGTGTCATCCAGAATGACATGTCGTTTGCCGATGCCGGGCGCTCCTACACGCTGCTGACGGTGGGCGATGGCCTCGTTTCGCAGATCCCGGCACTTATCGTGTCGACGGCCGCCGGCCTTCTGGTCTCCAAGGCGGGTGTCAAGGGCGCGGCCGACAAGGCGCTGATGTCCCAGCTTTCCGGCTATCCCAAAGCGCTCGGCATGTCTTCCGGCGTCATGGTGATCATGTCGCTGCTGCCAGGCATGCCGATGATCCCGTTCCTAGCGCTGGGCGGCCTTGCGGGATATCTCGCGACCCAAGGCAACAAGAAACAGCAGGCTCAGGAAATGGAAAAGGTGGCCGCGGAAGTGGAGGCGGCCAAGCCCGCGCCCGCTCCGGAGCCCCCGATCACGGATGCGCTGAAGATGGACGATCTGCGCATCGAGCTTGGGTATGCGCTGTTGCCGCTCATCAACTCAGACAGCGCGACCGGCGACCAGCTGACCGAACAGATCAAGGCGCTGCGCCGCCAGCTCGCGTTCGATCTCGGCGTGCTCATGCCGCCGGTGCGCATCCTCGACAATGTGCAGCTTGCGGCAAACCAGTATGTCATCAAGGTCAAGGAAGTGGAGGCCGGAAAGGGCGAGATCTACGCCAACCAGTTCATGGTCATGGATCCGCAGGGCAAGCAGGTGAAGCTGCCGGGCACCCATACCATCGAGCCGACCTTCGGTCTGCCTGCGACATGGGTCGATCCGTCCTTGCGCGAGGATGCGACGCTCAAGGGGTACACGGTCGTCGATCCGGCTACCGTCATGTCCACGCATCTCACCGAGATCCTGCGCGCCAACGTTTCCGAACTGCTCTCCTATGCGGATGTGCAGAAACTCCTGGGCGAACTGCCCGAGGGCCAGGCGAAGCTGGTGGAGGACATCGTCCCCGCCCAGATCACCATTTCCGGTATCCAGCGCGTGCTGCAGATGTTGCTGGCGGAACGCGTTTCCGTGCGCGACCTCTCCACGATCCTGGAAGGCATCGCGGAGGCAGTGGGCTTTACCCGCAACCCGCAGACGATCACCGAACATGTTCGTGTCCGGCTTGCCCGGCAGATCTGTTCCGCCAACCAGTCGCCGACCGGCTATCTGCCGCTTATCAGCCTGTCGCCCCAATGGGAGCAGGCCTTCGCGGAATCCATCATCGGCGATGGCGACGACCGGCATCTGGCCATGCCACCGAGCAAGTTGCAGGAATTCGTCGCCCAGGTGCGCGATGCCTTCGAGAAGGCGGCGCTCATTGGCGAGGCGCCGGTGCTGCTCACCTCGGCCAGCGCGCGCCCCTTCGTGCGCTCCATTGTGGAACGGTTCCGCGCGCACACAACGGTCATGAGCCAGAGCGAGATTCACGCGCGCGCCAAGCTGAAGACCATCGGAACGGTCTAG
- the fliN gene encoding flagellar motor switch protein FliN, protein MQFEELEPGQQRRGDDDDDANHHARSAADLEAVFDVPVRVAAVLGHSRMQVSDLLSLSSGTVLELDRKVGEAIDIYVNDRLVARGEVVLVEDKLGVTMTEIIKTDR, encoded by the coding sequence ATGCAGTTCGAGGAACTCGAACCCGGACAGCAGCGGCGCGGCGACGACGACGATGACGCCAACCACCATGCGCGTTCCGCCGCGGATCTGGAGGCCGTCTTCGACGTGCCTGTCCGCGTGGCCGCGGTTCTGGGGCATTCCCGCATGCAGGTCTCCGATCTGCTGAGCCTTTCCTCGGGAACCGTGCTGGAACTCGACCGCAAGGTTGGCGAAGCCATCGATATCTATGTCAATGACCGGCTGGTCGCCCGCGGGGAAGTGGTTCTCGTGGAAGACAAGCTCGGCGTGACCATGACGGAAATCATCAAGACCGACCGTTGA
- the fliF gene encoding flagellar basal-body MS-ring/collar protein FliF, with translation MFEFLRGLGAGRLAAMGAVAAMLIGMFAVIILRVTTPTMSPIYTDLTFDDSSAIIRQLESMGVPYETRNEGAAILIPQDQVLRIRMSLAEQGLPTGGSVGYEIFDRTDTLGSTSFVQNINQLRALEGELARTIQSISRVTSARVHLVIPKRELFQRDREPTTASIVLKVRGTLDTGQIRAIQHLVATAVEGLSPEHVSIVDERGALLASGVEEDVEGMVSSSLQERATKVEARLRQQVEEIVSSVVGPGRARVRVAADLDFNRVTETSETYDPDGQVVRSSQSREESSSSTSQEGGVTAGNQLPNAEVNQNGGGDRENSAVTDETINYEISRSTRTTVVEAGAVKRLSVAVLVDGIYQTNDQGDLVYTERAQEELDRIATLVRSAVGYDQTRGDQVEVVNLRFAQGPVAELPSSEPGLFDFTKDDILYFAELGVIIVISLLSLLFVVRPLVRKVVGEEEKKDQDALAGGEQQMMIGADGLPVPMTGEGGEGEDEDKGLQWLLDAQQAGKDHIKSVEKVGEIVSEYPNEAVSIVRGWLNEAA, from the coding sequence ATGTTCGAATTCCTCCGAGGACTGGGTGCCGGCCGGCTGGCCGCCATGGGTGCTGTCGCCGCCATGCTTATCGGCATGTTCGCGGTCATCATCCTCCGGGTCACCACCCCGACCATGTCTCCGATCTACACCGACCTGACCTTTGACGACTCCTCCGCGATCATCCGCCAGCTGGAAAGCATGGGCGTGCCGTACGAGACGCGCAACGAGGGGGCGGCGATCCTTATCCCGCAGGATCAGGTGCTGCGCATCCGCATGTCTCTTGCAGAGCAGGGGCTGCCGACCGGCGGCTCCGTCGGCTATGAGATTTTCGATCGCACCGATACGCTCGGCAGCACGAGCTTCGTCCAGAACATCAACCAACTGCGTGCGCTGGAAGGCGAACTGGCGCGTACCATCCAGTCGATTTCGCGCGTAACCAGCGCGCGGGTCCATCTGGTGATCCCCAAGCGCGAGCTTTTTCAACGCGACCGCGAACCCACCACGGCCTCCATTGTCCTGAAAGTCCGCGGCACGCTCGATACCGGACAGATCCGCGCCATTCAGCATCTTGTCGCCACTGCCGTGGAAGGGCTTTCGCCCGAACATGTTTCGATCGTCGACGAACGCGGCGCGCTGCTGGCGAGCGGCGTGGAAGAGGATGTTGAAGGGATGGTCTCCTCGTCCCTTCAGGAGCGCGCGACCAAGGTTGAGGCGCGGCTGCGCCAGCAGGTGGAGGAGATCGTTTCTTCCGTCGTGGGCCCTGGCCGCGCACGGGTTCGCGTCGCCGCCGATCTCGATTTCAATCGCGTCACGGAAACCTCCGAGACCTATGATCCCGATGGTCAGGTTGTGCGGTCGAGCCAGTCGCGCGAAGAGAGCTCTTCCAGCACGTCCCAGGAAGGCGGTGTGACGGCCGGCAACCAGTTGCCGAATGCCGAGGTCAACCAGAATGGGGGCGGCGATCGCGAAAACTCCGCGGTCACGGACGAGACCATCAACTACGAGATCTCGCGCTCGACCCGGACCACCGTGGTCGAAGCCGGGGCGGTCAAGCGTCTTTCCGTCGCCGTTCTGGTCGATGGCATCTACCAGACGAATGATCAAGGCGACCTGGTCTACACGGAGCGCGCCCAGGAGGAGCTGGACCGGATCGCCACGCTTGTGCGCTCGGCGGTCGGTTACGACCAGACCCGCGGCGATCAGGTTGAGGTGGTCAATCTGCGTTTTGCCCAGGGGCCGGTTGCCGAGTTGCCCTCCAGCGAGCCTGGGCTTTTCGATTTCACCAAGGATGACATTCTCTACTTTGCCGAACTGGGTGTGATCATCGTCATCTCGCTTCTGTCCCTGCTCTTCGTGGTTCGCCCGCTGGTTCGCAAGGTTGTTGGCGAAGAGGAGAAAAAGGATCAGGACGCGCTTGCCGGCGGTGAGCAGCAGATGATGATCGGCGCCGATGGTCTCCCTGTCCCGATGACGGGAGAAGGCGGCGAAGGAGAGGATGAGGACAAGGGGCTTCAGTGGCTTCTCGACGCCCAGCAAGCTGGCAAGGACCATATCAAGTCGGTCGAGAAAGTTGGTGAGATCGTCAGCGAATACCCGAATGAAGCCGTCTCCATCGTGCGTGGCTGGCTGAACGAGGCCGCTTAA
- the fliG gene encoding flagellar motor switch protein FliG, producing the protein MAIGTELQVVDDQNERTLDGAERAAVLLLALGEEHGRHIWERLDEIEVRQVSAAMSKLGPITPKMLEGLMGEFVHKLTSTGALTGNVDATERLLGTFLPDDRVALIMEEIRGPAGRNMWEKLSNVQENVLANYLKNEYPQTVAVVMSKIRSDHAARVLSILPEEFALEVVNRMLRMEAVQKDVLEKVEQTLRVEFMSNLSHTSRRDSHELMADIFNNFDRQTEARFLAALEEESRESAERIKTLMFTFDDLGKLDAASAQTLLRNVDKDKLAVALKGANEAVREFFFGNMTARAAKMLRDDMDALGPVRLRDVDEVQSEMVNVAKDLAARGEIMITKNKGDDELVY; encoded by the coding sequence ATGGCAATCGGTACCGAACTTCAGGTCGTCGACGACCAAAATGAGCGTACCCTCGACGGGGCGGAGCGCGCTGCGGTGCTGTTGCTCGCGCTCGGCGAGGAACACGGTCGCCACATTTGGGAGCGTCTTGACGAGATCGAGGTTCGGCAGGTCTCAGCTGCGATGTCCAAGCTCGGGCCGATCACGCCGAAGATGCTTGAGGGGCTGATGGGCGAATTCGTCCACAAGCTGACCTCCACCGGTGCGCTGACGGGCAATGTGGATGCGACCGAACGGCTGCTCGGCACCTTCCTGCCGGACGATCGGGTGGCCCTTATCATGGAGGAAATCCGCGGTCCGGCCGGTCGCAACATGTGGGAGAAGCTCTCCAACGTTCAGGAGAACGTTCTCGCCAACTATCTGAAGAACGAGTACCCGCAGACGGTTGCGGTGGTGATGTCGAAAATCCGTTCCGACCATGCCGCGCGTGTTCTGTCCATCCTGCCGGAGGAATTCGCGCTTGAGGTGGTGAACCGCATGCTACGCATGGAGGCGGTTCAGAAGGATGTTCTGGAGAAGGTGGAGCAGACGCTGCGCGTGGAGTTCATGTCGAACCTCTCGCATACCAGCCGGCGTGACTCGCATGAGCTGATGGCGGACATCTTCAACAATTTCGACCGGCAGACCGAAGCCCGGTTCCTGGCGGCGCTGGAAGAGGAAAGCCGGGAATCTGCGGAGCGCATCAAGACGCTGATGTTCACCTTCGACGACCTCGGCAAGCTCGATGCGGCCAGCGCGCAGACGCTGCTGCGCAACGTGGACAAGGACAAGCTGGCGGTCGCGCTCAAGGGCGCGAACGAGGCGGTACGCGAATTCTTCTTTGGCAACATGACGGCGCGCGCCGCCAAGATGCTGCGTGACGACATGGATGCGCTGGGACCGGTGCGCCTGCGCGATGTTGATGAGGTACAATCTGAAATGGTGAATGTCGCCAAGGATCTGGCTGCGCGCGGCGAGATCATGATCACCAAGAACAAGGGCGACGATGAACTCGTCTATTAG